The following DNA comes from Labeo rohita strain BAU-BD-2019 unplaced genomic scaffold, IGBB_LRoh.1.0 scaffold_864, whole genome shotgun sequence.
ATTTGCGATCGGAGTAGGTTTGGTCTGCTATCCATACTATGGCATTAAAATCTCTGACATCAGAaccttaaatgctaaataaagtACAGTCAAATGTTGCAAAAAGCTAGGTTTAAATCTAAATTAGAGCTAAAATAGTAtaagcattttaattatatattttgtaatgatAAGCACAAATTATAATAGTTTAAAAGCAATGAATGCGTGGAAattaaaagtgtatatataattgatttatttcttgatatgtttttttttttaacataatttccCCCCCTCCCCAGGTTGGCAGTGCTTTTGTTCATGAAAGTGCAAAACAGGAGCTGAATGACATAGCTCCAGATATTGGTCACGTATTCAGAGTCACAGACTTTGATGCACTAAATAATATTCTTCAAAAGCTGGAAGAGAACATTATTGCCATTGAAGGTATGTTGGCAAGTCAAAAGACAgtagaaaggaaaagaaaacatggtatacaaattatatatattcaaCATCAAGATTTTGTTTCTAACTTCTGTTGCTTTGCTGCAGGAACTCAGACTTCAGGTGATTCCTCTAGAATGGAGTTCGCACAGGATGGATTTAGCACAGCTTTCACAtccactgtaaataaatatacagaatCCCTAATATTAAATTCCTCAGACCAAGTGAATGGTGATAGTACAATTAGGATTTtgataccttttttttttttttttttatacattttataataataataataatcaagtcCTAGACTCTTAAGTATTTGTGTCAGCGTGTGTCGTGTGCGGGAAGGAGGAGTAGGACGAGGAGATCTGAACTTgcacgtttattaatataatccacataAGACACAGAaacgaacaggaacagcagggaatccacacgTAAACAAACGCACGCAACTAAGGAAAAACACGGAGAGACTTACATAGCCTAGGAATGACATACAAAATGACTTCAAGAACCGACAACCAAACTGtaaacacaaccaaacttaaatacacagactaatcagggggagacaggtgAAATCGATAAAGCAGTGACGTAATAATTAgagacggaacaggaaagaccaaataagggtaTACATGGGGAAAAaccacaaaacagtccacagggtgtgacattaccccccccctCCCATAAGGCGCTACTCGCGCTGTAACAAATACACCGGGGAGGGAGGGTGGGCACCCTGGAGGCTCgtgcagggcagacacaggagggagaggaggtacgcctccagggcggatcagggagctcagggagccacggcggagcatacagtccattatgccatggcgggtcagggagctcggggagccacggCGGAGCATACAGTACGGGGTgtcatggcggatcagggagctcagggagccacggcggagcatacagtccattatgccatggcgggtcagggagcttgGGGAGCCACAGCAGAGTATACAGTCCATGTGGCCATGGTGTATCCGGGAGCTCGGGAAGCCACggccgagcacacagtccaTGTGGCCAAGGAGGATCAGGGGGTTTGGGAAGCCACAGCCGAGTATACAGTTCAGGCAGCCATGGTGGGTATCCCCCCccaaattttcttgggggaacttAGGGCATAGTCAGCCCAGGAGAGTACAGGAAGGCCGGGCTTAGGAGGCGCAGGCacaggagggcgctctggaggaatGGGCAGGACCATTGGAGACTTGGGAgagctggacgggaccagcggagacgaAGGAGAGCTGGATGTGACCAGCGGAgacacaggagaaaataatccCCATGAGTCCATAATGTCCTTAATATTAATGTGGCTTGCCATATTAGCAGCCGGTAATCCAGAGCGTGGGGGCATGGCTGGAATCCGTGAGCTggttctgggctgaggatgagGGAGGAGCTCTGGAGAACTGGGGTGAGCGAGGGAGGACCGGAGGGAGTGAGCTTGTTGGAGCGGTACGTGGAGGACGCTGGCTGGTGGTGAGCTGGAGCGGCCGCGTGTTCCCAGATGGGGGAAAGATTAGAATCTTTCACATCAACATATTAACTGGAATGACAAAGAGCAAGGACATGGTTGATAAATTCCGCAACTGGTTTGCGGCAATCGTCAGGAGTTATAGAACAGAACAATTTGTCATCGTTTAGCCCCATCTGAAAACACGTTAATCATGGCgtcgctccaactcaccaggTGTAACACGCTCAGAAATTCCTCCACACATTGCTCCAACGGCCTTTCCGCCTGTTGGATGTTCATAAGAAAatcctcagcccagaacatTTTGTTGAAGGTTGGTTCTTCTGTCAGCGTGCGTCGTGTGCGGGAAGGAGGAGTAGGACGAGGAGATCTGAACTTgcacgtttattaatataatccacataAGACACAGAAatgaacaggaacagcagggaatccacacataaacataaacgcACGCAACTAAGGAAAAACACGGAGAGACTTACATAGCCTAGGAATGACATACAAAATGACTTCAAGAACCGACAACCAAACTGtaaacacaaccaaacttaaatacacagactaatcagggggagacaggtgAAATCGATAAAGCAGTGACGTAATAATTAgagacggaacaggaaagaccaaataagggcatacatggggaaaaaaccacaaaacagtccacagggtgTGACAATTTGCTTATTTAAATCAAAgtggtgacttttttttcttcatttttattattggaGATAATTCATGGAAATTGTGTTATGCTTAAGTGAGTCATACAGTGATctgtttttaattcaaaacaTCAATATTTGGCCAAATGGGACTAGTTTGCATCCATgttaacaaatcattttaatgccATGTTTTTCATCTTCCATTTGTCTTTTCTGTTCTGCACCCCAGACCGTTTCCTTTCTCTATTAATTTTGGTCACATGACTGTCTCTATGACAGTCATGTTGAAGTGTGAGTGGTTGATATGTGCTCACTTAATACAATACAGTATTGAACTAGTTTAAAATGCTACAGAAAAGCCAATAAAACTTTctctttcattattttttaaaaaattatcttttgattatttataatgttttagtaAAGAAGATTTTCACAGAATGCAAAATGATTtggttctgttttgtttagggCAGTGTTTTATTGAGTGCTGTGGGAGCTTTCCAGTGGAAAGGTGGATATGAGGAATATTTTCCTAATGGCTCCTTTCAAACAGGCAATGAGCATGAAAGCTATCTAGGTAAGGCTTTATTTTTGCAACACACTAAAATATAGAGGACATGtgaaagtcagttaaagtcagttctTCTATACAGCAAATACAACTATGCATACTATTAAActattacattttgtatgaaGGTTATTCGATGGCTGTTGCAACAGTGTCAGGGACCAGCTATGCTATTCTAGGAGCTCCAAGATACAAGCATCAAGGACAAGTCATCGTATCAGAAATCAGAACCAGTCAAGATAAAGTGTTGGAGTTTCCCAGGGTTGTTCACTACTTTTAGCTGTCAAAACTATGCATAAGAACACAGTTTGATTTCCACtatacaataattatttaataattcaagCAGTGTTGCTGTAAGTTTGATTTTAACATTGGTGGAGGCCTAAAAGCAGCCCCCAATCACCCCAcatgcatttctgcatttatgatggatttttttttaccacagtTTGTCATCCAAAGCCTTTATTTATAGATATGGTAGCCAACACACCTGTAACTCAGAAACTGAACAACATTAAAATTTAGATTTCTGTATTTcattacaaaatatctaaacaagCATTCATaactgaagaaaacatttttcaagAACTGGAAtcaaagggttactccaccccaaaatgtaaattttgtcattaattacttacccccatgtcgttccaaaccctgtAAAAGCttagttcatctttggaacTCAAATTACAGGAGTCCTATAATGCTATTAACCTTGATCTTGTTAATTACTTTGCTATCTATGAGtgtaacgtggagagggagacgagaggcgaggggatccaTATGCACGCTTTTATTtgagggacgagacagatacatggtcgaacaggcagggtcagaacaacagcaaacaggtatattgGGGTGAGGCTCAAGACTATTCCATaggcaggcgtgggtcgatcaacggcgaacataatccataacgAGAGCCAGAAGAGTAATCCTTACAACGATCAAGAGTCcagaaaggcaggcggcgagacagacgaaacgagatggccaggcggGAATACTAAACTCAGGAAACCAGGAACTCATAATACAATGAAACTAGGAACTCAGGATACAAGGAAAcacaggaaactaggaactcggaactAGGAAACTTAGAAAACTAGGGAATACAGGAAATACAGATACTAGGAAACTAAGGAAACAGTGCTAGCACTAGGAGAGTACTAAACGCTAATGTCACAGTTCTCCACATTAACACTCCACAATACTCGGTGCTTGCCGagtgaaagtccggggcttttatagggttgctgattggccacaggtgcaTGGCGCAATCAGCGTGGTGGATAGTGGGAGGtgcagtccggggtgtagtgcaacagtctgagtgtggaacgagagcgacatctggtggtgagcggaccgcaggtcaccgaccagatttgtgacatagcccccccccaaagagcggcttccagacgctccaacagaacaacagtccaggagagCGGgggggcgggagcgagacaggaTGAGGgttggaggaccaggtccatgcgGAGGACTTGGTgactgaggcaggaccgacagagcaggagcccaccagggcagagcaggagacgGAGCAGCCCatcagggcggagcaggagacggagcagccctccagggcggaaccggaggcggagcaagagTCCTCCAGGGTGGAACCGGAGGCGCAGacgccctccagggcggagcaggaggtgcagacgccctccagggcggagccggaggagaagcaggaggcgcaggagccctccagggcggagcaggaggcgccggggccctccagggcggagcaggaggcgcagaagccctcctgggcggaacaggaggctgagcaggaggcgccagagccctccagggctgagcaggaacccgcatcatagactgggacctggggagaacagggacagagaaggcagacagaataaggggagaagcagagagagcaCAGgttaacgccgcctccctaggaggttCTACGGCGAGTGccgacacctcaggaggcatgggcgcagcttctccaacggaagaggcctctggagcggactggagaccagacggggcctctggagcagacttgagaccagacaggagctctggagcaggcttgtgatcagacgtgaGCTCTGGAacagacttgtgatcagacgggagctctggagcaggcttgtgatcagacgggagctctggcgcaggcttgtgatcaggcgTGACCTCAGCAGCGTAGTGTGCGGCCTATATACTGAGAACGGTGATCGCCCTCACACTGGTGGACATAACGTGACTAGGCTCTGGGAGgccagacgagacctctggagcagacttggtgACAGATGGGACCTCGGGAGcgtagtgtgcggcccacatactgagaatggtgatcgccatcacactggcagacatgacgtgacgaggctctgggaggtAACAGGAggtgtgacttggctctggactgACAGGGGAGACGTGACCTGGCTCTGGACcatcagacgagacgtgacttggtttGTAAAGTTCGGCAGTGACTTGACCAGGCACGTGAAGACCAGTaaagacttgacttggctcaaggAGATtaatggtgacttgacttggctcacgAAAAGCTGTTTGGATCGTGCTTGATGCAGGACTGATATCTTTGACGTTGAttgacgcaggaacgacagctctgaCGTTGCTGGACACAGGAAATGCAACCGTGATGCGACGTGACAGAGGAAATaaagctgtaacttgacttgacacaggaacaactgCTTTGGCGTTGCGTGACGCAGAAACAACAGCTTTaacgttgcttgacgcaggaaataccgtcttgacacaggaacaatagCTGTGACTCGACTTGACAGAGGAACGACTACTTTGACGTTTCTTGACGCAGGAAATACCgccttgacttgacttgacacaggagcgacagctgtaatttgacttggcTTAGGACGAGCAGTTCTGACTAGACTTgatgcaggaaacacagctttaccttgacttgacactggaacaacagctgtaacttgacttgactctgaagcGGCAGCTGTagtttgacttgactctggtgCAGCAattgtagcttgacttgactctggagcagcggctgtagcttgacttgagacaggagcggcagctgtaatttgacttgattcaggagcCGCATCTGGAAAGACCGTCATGACGGGTGCAGATTCAGGAGCAAAAAGCGTAACatgaacaggctgtggcttggctgacgtggcgttagcgggtgctggcttggctgacgtggcggCCCTCAtggcgacaggctctggcgtggcggccatctttgcgacagcacttggctcaggaaacacagctgcaacttgacttgacttagaaacttgacttgactcaggaaacgcagctgtaacttggcttgacttggaaacttgacttgactcagaaaatgcagctgtaacttggcttgacttggaaacttgacttgactcgggaaatacAGCtgcgacacccacagtaaacAGCAGCTAATGAaaagcgcggaccctcgcgtctcagcctccCCCTTAATGGCTGATTGATTCCATCACAAAATATCTCAATGattatacagtccgggagggtagaATGATTTGCAGCTGCCAGAAATTCACAGATGTATTGCTCTATTGAACACGGTCCTTGTTTTAATCTGAATAGAAACCTGTTTGTGTCCATACCTGAATGTCCGTGgtaaaagctgctggatccttgtttgaccgagtattctgtaacgtggagagggagacgagaggcgaggggatccaTATGCACGCTTTTATTtgagggacgagacagatacatggtcgaacaggcagggtcagaacaacagcaaacaggtatattgGGGTGAGGCTCAAGAGTAGTCCATaggcaggcgtgggtcgatcaacggcgaacataatccataacaaGAGCCAGAAGAGTAATCCTTACAACGATCAAGAGTCcagaaaggcaggcggcgagacagacgaaatGGCCAGGCGGGAATACTAAACTCAGGAAACCAGGAACTCAGAATACAATGAAACTAGGAACTCAGGATACAAGGAAAcacaggaaactaggaactcagAACTAGGAAACTTAGAAAACTAGGGAACACAGGAAATACAGATACTAGGAAACTAAGGAAACAGTGCTAGCACTAGGAGAGTACTAAACGCTACTGTCACAGTTCTCCACATTAACACTCCACAATACTCGGTGCTTGCCAagtgaaagtccggggcttttatagggttgctgattggccacaggtgcaTGGCGCAATCAGCGTGGTGGATAGTGGGAGGtgcagtccggggtgtagtgcaacagtctgagtgtgATAATGGaacgagagcgacatctggtggtgagcggaccgcaggtcaccgaccagatttgtgacaatgAGAGGGTCCgagagctgtcagaatgcatcaaaaatatcttaatttgtgttcccgaagatgaacggagcttttacaggtttggaatgacgtgggggtaagtaattaatgacaataatCTTCATtgtggggtggagtaaccctttaaagcaactatatgtttttttttattattattattatgatattttatcaaaattattgatAGGGATTATTGATAAACTCTCAAAAGAAAGGCTTGAGAGAGATCTCAAGTCTTTAACATTAGGATTCAGACATGGTTTTAAGAAGATGTGGGATGGATTCAGCGAAAGCAGTACAGAATTAAAACACATATATGCAGTTACAAtcatcagaaaataaataacgctaatattaatgttttctcAGCCTCAGATTGGCTCATATTTTGGAGCTGAGGTTTGTGTGGTGGATTTGAACAATGACTTCAGTACAGACCTCCTGTTGGTATCGGCACCAATGTACATGGAGCCTGACCGGGAGGGCAAAGCGTTTGTTTACACCTTTACGAGTCAGGTAAGTGATGGGGATATGATTTTTTTGGacaatttgtaaattaattctgacttaaataaaaagaattttgattgaatctttgatttttttctttactctCTCTTTTCTGTCTTCATAGTTCATTTTTTCTGGTGTGGTGCTGGTGGGAATGGCAGGTCAGAGGGGTCGTTTTGGCTCTTCTCTGGCGAGTCCAGCAGATCTGAATGGTGATGGTTTTTGGGATGTGCTGATTGGAGCGCCTTTGGAGGAGGATGGACAGGGCAGCATTTACATCTTCAATGGAGGaaaagatcaaataaatccCACATATTCACAGGTGAAAAAGATGTGGTTGGTGGCACTTTAAGAGCGTAGTAGTTTAAAGCACCTTCCTTGCATCATTTTACTTTTCCTTGGCTCACTTCATGagctcattttaatatttttattgtctgaTTCATTCACTGTGTGTGATGATAGAGGATCACTGGATCATCTGTGCGACCAGGTTTGCAGTTCTTTGGGATTTCGTTGAGTAAGTTCTCTCTAGACCAGAGTAAGGACAGGCTACCTGATATTGCTGTTGGGTCCATGGGAGAAGTTCAACTTCTCAGGTCTGTTAAAAGAActcaaaatatatgcaaatacagAGTTTCAGCCATAAGCACTTACATATGTGTTATACGTGGATCATTCAGGTCCAGACCCATCATGTTCTTGAACACCAAAATAACTTACAACCCATCCAAAATACCAACCAGTGTAACAGACTGCACAAAGCCATTGCATAACATCCTGACTGTGTGCTTCAACATGAGTGGATTCAAACATAGCCTAACAGGTTTATTCATAAACTAATTACACACTAaaacttttttagtttttgtgtacaGAACTCTTGAAAtccagtattgtttttttttttatttcttgtaatcaACAATGTTTTCTAGATCTGGCTGCAAATATTAATTACACCATAGTGCTGGATGCCAAGCGACAGAAATATCGagcatatttcacaataaaaaacCGCCTTCACAATGATGTGATGAACATAACATTGCAGGAGGCTTGCAGAAATCATGCTTTCCTTATAGAGGTAAGCttcaaatgtcattttgttGTCTAGCTTTTCTGAGTAAACGTTCAGTGAATCTGATGATGAGTGAAGGCTAAAATCTGAAGACTTGATAGAGCCATTCTCATTTCTTAAACCTGGAGCTTAGTCATTCAAACTTTGTTAATTACGCTTTTTCCACAACTGAAAGAAAATTAGCAGGATGCAAAACAGGATATTTCAGAGAATTACTAAATTCCGCACTATTTCTTGTTTCTGTCAGGCTTGTCCAGAAGATGCTCTGAACCCACTGTCCAATGAGTTAACGTTCACATTTGAGGGTCTTCCATCTACATCTAGAACAATGCAAAACTTGAGGCCAGTACTGCTGCCAGAGATAAAGACCACCACGGACCACAATGTAAGAGTACAGTAGGTTATATAGATTACCTAGGTATATAATTAAATTGTGTAAAGCATAATAATTGTatgataattttaattaatataataggCTACTTAATAAATCATTAGAGCATCAGTGTTGCTATTCATCATTAAAAACTGTTTGAGCGGACAACTCGGAGGTGTAGTGTCCcactttgttgtttttaagatttatttttgctgtttttgcttttattgcGATAGGACAGTTAAGTGAATTGGGGGAGGGGTGTGGGATTGGAAGGGTCCACGAGCCCAAACTCAAACTCAGGACACCCGTAACGCAACGGTGTTATATATCATTGGACTGCCCAGGAGCCTACTGGGACAGGCATTCACCTATATTATGAATATGTATGAGGCACAATTATCATAATGGGGTCGTGTTGAATAGAAAGCTCTATAATGCAATTCTTGCTAGTAAGAACCGCTGTTGTAGAGCTCTACAATTTTTACTAAGAATGCAATTACACAGCTCCACAACTgcattcttactagtaagaaatacagttagagagctctctaatacaattcttactagtaacaattcaattagagagctctgcacttgcatttttactagtaaaaatatggttagagagctctctaattcgaATTTTGCTAGTAAGAATTAGAGTTAGACAGCTCTTTAATGCAATTTGTACTAGTGCAATTGAAATAGAGAGCTCTACAAttgaattcttactagtaagaattacAACTAGAGAGCTCTTTAATGCAATTATTACTCTTTAATTCAGTTAGAAATCTGTCTAATTCAGTTTTCACTAGTAAGAATTCCATtgagagagctctctaattcagttGTTACTAGTAACAACTGATTTAGAGAGCTCTTTAATTCAATTACAGAGCTCTGCAATTAAACATATCTTTAATGTAGTTTTTTCCTATTAAAAATTGAATTATAGAGCtctgtaattgcatttttactagtaagaatttaattagagagctctctattcggaattgttactagtaaaaatgtaattaaagaaCTCTCTAATTGGaattattactagtaaaaattgatttagagagctctctaatttaAATTCTTACCAGTAAAAATTCAATtgtagagctctctaattgtaattcttactagtaaaaattcATTTGTAGAGCtctgtaattaaaaattaatggaaGTCAGTAGAGACATATGGCTAGTAAAAATTCATTTGTAGATCTCTTTAATcggaattgttactagtaagaattgaaTGAGAGAGCTCTGTAATTGGCATTGTTACTATGCTGGGAGGATTTTAAGCTAAAATGGCTTGCCATACCCTTGTCTCTTTAAATATGTCCTGGTGGCCACTGTAGCTAGAAGAATCAACAATGCAGAAACGCACAGCAGTTTCAAAATGTCAACCTCATCAAATATGAGagattcttacatttttctgTGCCCTCACTTTGTTTTACAGCTAGATTTTGAGATAAACTGCGGAACTGATAATTCATGTGTTGATGACCTCAGAATGGATTTCAATTTCTCGGGGTGAGCAAATCACTTGCTCTATTTCAAAAGTGTAATATTGATAGAGATGAATAATTCCAAACTGTCTTGACATCTCTCTTTTGATTCTGTGATCCAGATCTACAAACATAGAGGTTGGGATCATGCAGGAGATCAATGTGACAGTGTTTGTAGAAAACAGAGGAGAAAACTCATACAACACACTCTTCATCCTCAGCTACCCCTTTGGACTTTCCTACAGGAGAATCACATCTAAACAGGTAAAACCAGACACAAAGGTACAAATGCTGAAACTATAGAATTTATTCATGATAAAGATCATATACCTAAGGCAAATTAACTACTAAACAATGAAGATGCAATAAAATGTGTGttgaaataaatgataaatgttctGTATGAACAGGGCAGAGTGGAGTGTGTGTCTCTGGATGGTGTGCAAGGAGTTAAACTAGGAGAAACCAACTGCTACATCAGTAAACCCATCCTCAAGGACAACTCTCAGGTCAACAATCATACCCGTGACTTGCTCATGTTTAGGGCTGCATGTTAATGGTTAAACTCAGTGCTTCTCAGATTTGTCCTCAGAACCCCCACCactacacattttgtatgtctcacTCATTCGACACCCAATTGAAGGCTTGAAGATTATACTAAtaagctgatgagttgaatcaggtgtgtttgataagTAAGACATACAAAATTTGCAGTGGTTGGGGTctccaggacaggtttgaaaaGCACTGATTAAACTAATAATCATGATCCTTTTGCTCAAACATTAAAATTGCGATTAATTAATAAGTTTCTTCTTACATTTCCTCAGAATTATTGCACATTCATGTAAGCACAACTCAAGAGGACATCAGCTCATACACTGGGTTTACTTCACCCAAGTGTACTTTCCTGAATTACTATTGTAACAGGACTCAACTGACAGCGTGGATAtatccaaatgcaagctttaTTGTACAGATAGTAGTCAAACAGGCAAGGTCGATTACCAAACAAACAGTGATGtccagggcaagacaaaagTGTAATccaaaaaacaggaaaaaggTCAAAGTAGTCCAAAGTAGCAAATGAaaaaaggcaatgaaacaagactaaaacaatggcaatgaaacaaggcaaaactatgactatgaaacaaaacaatgaccATGGGAAAAACCACAATGAAACAAGGAAAACACCTGATAGAGtacgcacaggcaaaacaatacttcgcaaacTCCTGTTTGGAATGGCTTTCCTTAAAtgactgccaaacaggaagtcaccaaagaagcagcagagggagcggtaacagacagTACATGGGCAagagctccctctgctggcatgGTGTTACAACTATATTCATCATAAACATTAATGCACTTCCTACATTATGAAAACTGGTAGAACTTTAACAAGCTTATATCAAAATCTGAAACTATAAAAAAAGCTTGTTTCTCCCAt
Coding sequences within:
- the LOC127162233 gene encoding integrin alpha-X-like; the protein is MMDQNFCIILCIFCVSQSVMAFNMDPSTWKTFTAPKSKFFGYKVIQKDASSLVVSDPLFQTSQNQRGLIYSCSVTEGSCSSLNINVPSEAVNMSLGLSVVQDPQSSKLAICGPTIPKKCVAAINYRGMCFIYENNEFKPPIPSPKYRDCLGQIDIAFLLDGSGSVRLENFVTMKAFVTNVIKRFTERDAQFAIAQYSSHCVIHYKFTELNIQDAWESKVTDIQYQYGRSTQTWTAIIQVVKDLFTLHGGARPSAKKILLVITDGQSHDWSLREKATADANAKNIRRFAIGVGSAFVHESAKQELNDIAPDIGHVFRVTDFDALNNILQKLEENIIAIEGTQTSGDSSRMEFAQDGFSTAFTSTGSVLLSAVGAFQWKGGYEEYFPNGSFQTGNEHESYLGYSMAVATVSGTSYAILGAPRYKHQGQVIVSEIRTSQDKVLEFPRPQIGSYFGAEVCVVDLNNDFSTDLLLVSAPMYMEPDREGKAFVYTFTSQFIFSGVVLVGMAGQRGRFGSSLASPADLNGDGFWDVLIGAPLEEDGQGSIYIFNGGKDQINPTYSQRITGSSVRPGLQFFGISLSKFSLDQSKDRLPDIAVGSMGEVQLLRSRPIMFLNTKITYNPSKIPTSVTDCTKPLHNILTVCFNMSGFKHSLTDLAANINYTIVLDAKRQKYRAYFTIKNRLHNDVMNITLQEACRNHAFLIEACPEDALNPLSNELTFTFEGLPSTSRTMQNLRPVLLPEIKTTTDHNLDFEINCGTDNSCVDDLRMDFNFSGSTNIEVGIMQEINVTVFVENRGENSYNTLFILSYPFGLSYRRITSKQGRVECVSLDGVQGVKLGETNCYISKPILKDNSQ